From a region of the Streptomyces tirandamycinicus genome:
- a CDS encoding YbaK/EbsC family protein, producing the protein MRAPIGDFDEARPAPECLDLLTAPVADAVRAWHGDVPARQLLYVDTDPAIADTAVFVEHHGADLLTTSANCVVVAGRRGNASTLAACLVLSRTRVDVNGVVRRQLGVRKASFAPMETATGETGMEYGGITPIGLPADWPLLVDSAVVDTEWVLIGSGRRRGKLIVPGKVFAGLPGAVVLDGLGTA; encoded by the coding sequence ATGCGCGCACCCATCGGAGACTTCGACGAGGCCCGCCCCGCACCCGAGTGCCTCGACCTCCTCACCGCCCCGGTCGCCGACGCCGTGCGGGCCTGGCACGGCGACGTCCCGGCCCGCCAACTGCTGTACGTCGACACCGACCCGGCCATCGCGGACACCGCCGTGTTCGTCGAGCACCACGGCGCCGACCTCCTCACCACCTCGGCCAACTGCGTCGTCGTGGCCGGCAGGCGCGGCAATGCGTCGACCCTTGCCGCGTGCCTGGTCCTGTCCCGTACCCGGGTCGACGTCAACGGCGTGGTGCGCAGGCAACTCGGCGTCCGCAAGGCGTCGTTCGCCCCCATGGAGACCGCTACGGGCGAGACCGGCATGGAGTACGGCGGGATCACCCCGATCGGCCTGCCCGCCGACTGGCCGCTGCTCGTCGACTCCGCGGTCGTCGACACCGAGTGGGTGCTGATCGGCAGCGGCCGCCGCCGCGGCAAGCTGATCGTGCCGGGGAAGGTCTTCGCCGGGCTCCCGGGCGCCGTGGTGCTCGACGGTCTCGGCACCGCCTGA
- a CDS encoding CoA-binding protein: protein MQSETDSVRRILNDLGDTWAVVGLSSNERRAAYGVARVLQHYGKRIVPVHPKAETVHGEPGYPSLDAVPFDVDVVDVFVNSTLAGSVADQAVAKGARAVWFQLGVVDEEAYERTRAAGLEMVMDRCPAIELPLLD, encoded by the coding sequence GTGCAAAGCGAGACGGACAGCGTCCGCAGGATCCTCAACGATCTCGGCGACACCTGGGCGGTCGTCGGCCTCTCCTCGAACGAGCGGCGCGCCGCCTACGGGGTCGCGCGGGTGCTGCAGCACTACGGCAAACGCATCGTGCCGGTGCACCCGAAGGCCGAGACGGTCCACGGGGAGCCGGGCTATCCGTCCCTCGACGCCGTTCCGTTCGACGTCGACGTCGTGGACGTCTTCGTCAACAGCACCCTGGCCGGCTCGGTCGCCGACCAGGCCGTGGCCAAGGGCGCCCGGGCGGTGTGGTTCCAGTTGGGCGTCGTCGACGAGGAGGCGTACGAGCGGACCCGCGCCGCGGGCCTCGAGATGGTCATGGACCGCTGCCCGGCGATCGAACTCCCGCTGCTTGACTGA
- a CDS encoding DMT family transporter: MTALFALATSLLWGLADFGGGLLTRRTPALTVVVVSQTIAVAVLGAIVAVTGAWSEAGPLLWYAVAAGVVGPVAMLSFYKALALGPMGVVSPLGSLGVVVPVSVGLLLGERPGVLQFAGIGVAVAGVLLAGGPELRGAPVQRQAILLTLLAAFGFGSVMALIAEASTTITGLFLALFVQRVTNVLVGGAALYVSVRRGGRVLPEDGDPGLIVRSLPALAFVGLADVAANGTYAIAAQQGPVAVAAVLASLYPVVTALAARGVLKERLRAVQAAGAGLALVGTVLLATG, translated from the coding sequence ATGACAGCCCTGTTCGCCCTGGCCACCAGTCTCCTGTGGGGGCTGGCCGACTTCGGCGGCGGGCTGCTGACGCGACGCACCCCCGCGCTGACGGTCGTGGTGGTCTCGCAGACGATCGCCGTGGCCGTCCTCGGCGCGATCGTCGCGGTCACCGGCGCCTGGAGCGAGGCGGGCCCCCTGCTCTGGTACGCGGTGGCCGCCGGTGTCGTCGGTCCGGTGGCGATGCTGAGCTTCTACAAGGCGCTGGCCCTCGGCCCCATGGGCGTCGTCTCCCCCCTGGGATCGCTCGGGGTCGTCGTGCCCGTCTCCGTGGGGCTGCTCCTCGGTGAGCGGCCCGGGGTGCTGCAGTTCGCCGGTATCGGCGTCGCCGTCGCGGGCGTCCTGCTCGCGGGCGGCCCGGAACTGCGGGGCGCGCCGGTGCAGCGCCAGGCGATCCTGCTGACCCTGCTCGCCGCCTTCGGGTTCGGCTCCGTGATGGCACTCATCGCCGAGGCGTCGACCACGATCACCGGCCTGTTCCTGGCACTGTTCGTGCAACGCGTGACGAACGTCCTGGTGGGCGGCGCGGCGCTGTACGTCTCGGTGAGGCGGGGCGGCCGCGTGCTCCCGGAGGACGGGGACCCGGGCCTGATCGTCCGCTCGCTGCCGGCCCTCGCCTTCGTGGGCCTGGCGGACGTGGCCGCCAACGGCACGTACGCCATCGCCGCGCAGCAGGGCCCGGTCGCGGTCGCGGCGGTACTCGCCTCGCTCTACCCCGTGGTCACCGCCCTGGCCGCGCGCGGCGTGCTCAAGGAGCGGCTGCGCGCCGTCCAGGCCGCCGGCGCCGGGCTGGCGCTCGTCGGCACGGTCCTGCTGGCGACGGGCTGA
- a CDS encoding acyltransferase, whose protein sequence is MPKNRNTFLPLASWWRRLVSRAVHGGWRWAREAGAVTAERPGPLRFRAIGTGTRLAFPQGTVFGEAWIELGEHCIIAEQVTLTAGMMPGLDLGPDPILTLGDGVVLGRGSHVIADTRVRIGSDTYCGPYVYITSTNHSYDDPCTPVGKQWPRAEPVEIGPGCWLGTGAVILPGARLGRNVVVAAGAVVRGEVPDHAVVAGAPARVVRSWDPVEGWQPPMRTPAPLPIPEGVTPEQLVALADLDER, encoded by the coding sequence GTGCCGAAAAACCGAAACACGTTCCTCCCACTGGCCTCCTGGTGGCGGCGTCTGGTGTCGCGGGCCGTGCACGGCGGCTGGCGCTGGGCGCGGGAGGCCGGTGCGGTGACCGCGGAGCGGCCAGGCCCGCTGCGCTTCCGGGCCATCGGCACCGGTACCCGGCTGGCGTTCCCGCAGGGAACGGTGTTCGGGGAGGCGTGGATCGAACTCGGCGAGCACTGCATCATCGCCGAGCAGGTGACGCTGACCGCGGGCATGATGCCCGGTCTCGACCTCGGGCCCGACCCGATCCTCACCCTCGGCGACGGTGTGGTGCTCGGCCGCGGCAGTCATGTCATCGCCGACACGCGGGTGAGGATCGGCTCCGACACGTACTGCGGCCCGTACGTCTACATCACCTCGACCAACCACAGCTACGACGACCCCTGCACACCGGTCGGGAAGCAGTGGCCGCGCGCCGAGCCCGTGGAGATCGGGCCCGGTTGCTGGCTGGGCACGGGCGCCGTGATCCTGCCCGGAGCCCGCCTCGGGCGCAATGTCGTGGTCGCGGCGGGGGCCGTCGTCCGCGGCGAGGTGCCGGACCACGCCGTGGTCGCCGGTGCGCCCGCCCGGGTGGTCCGCAGCTGGGACCCGGTGGAGGGCTGGCAGCCTCCGATGCGGACGCCCGCGCCCCTGCCGATCCCGGAGGGTGTGACACCGGAGCAACTGGTCGCCCTCGCCGACCTCGACGAACGCTGA
- a CDS encoding YigZ family protein encodes MQEQYRTVAREGVHETEINRSRFICALAPAATEREAQDFVAHVRRVHPTATHNCFAYVIGADAAVQKASDDGEPGGTAGVPMLQMLLRRDVRYAVAVVTRYYGGVKLGAGGLIRAYGGAVGEALDALGTVTRQRFRLATVTVDHQRAGKVENDLRATGREVRDVRYGESVTIEIGLPDSEVDAFRAWLADITAGTALLELGGEAYGDA; translated from the coding sequence ATGCAGGAGCAGTACCGGACGGTCGCCCGCGAGGGCGTGCACGAGACCGAGATCAACCGATCGCGCTTCATCTGCGCGCTCGCCCCGGCCGCGACCGAGCGGGAGGCGCAGGACTTCGTCGCGCACGTCCGCCGGGTGCACCCGACCGCCACCCACAACTGCTTCGCGTACGTCATCGGCGCCGACGCCGCCGTCCAGAAGGCGAGCGACGACGGCGAGCCCGGCGGCACGGCCGGGGTGCCGATGCTGCAGATGCTGCTCCGCCGTGACGTCCGCTACGCCGTGGCCGTGGTCACCCGCTACTACGGCGGGGTGAAGCTCGGCGCGGGCGGGCTCATCCGCGCCTACGGCGGTGCGGTCGGCGAGGCCCTGGACGCGCTCGGCACCGTGACCCGGCAGCGCTTCCGGCTCGCCACCGTCACCGTCGACCACCAGCGCGCCGGCAAGGTGGAGAACGATCTGCGCGCGACCGGCCGGGAGGTGCGGGACGTGCGGTACGGGGAGTCGGTGACGATCGAGATCGGCCTGCCGGACTCCGAGGTGGACGCCTTCCGCGCCTGGCTCGCGGACATCACCGCGGGCACGGCCCTGCTGGAGCTCGGTGGTGAGGCGTACGGCGACGCCTGA
- a CDS encoding exonuclease SbcCD subunit D, with amino-acid sequence MRFLHTSDWHLGRSFHRVSLLGAQKAFLDHLVATAHAHDVDAVLVAGDVYDRAVPPLAAVELFDDVLHRLADAGVPTVMISGNHDSARRLGVASGLIERAGIHLRTDPAGCATPVVLRDGHGEVAFYGLPYLEPALVRDEFGTAAGHEAVLGAAMERVRADLAQRAPGTRSVVLAHAFVAGGEPSDSERDITVGGVAAVPAGLFDGAHYTALGHLHGCQTVSERVRYSGSPLAYSFSETHHRKTMWLVELGPAGEITAERLDCPVPRPLARIEGRIEDLLADPALARHEQSWIEATLTDPVRPADPMARLTERFPHTLSLVFAPERTGEDTAASYAERLRDRDDHQIAEDFVTHVRGGGGPDELERALLRGAFDHVRVDTAVREVAG; translated from the coding sequence TTGAGATTTCTGCACACGTCGGACTGGCACTTGGGACGTTCGTTCCACCGGGTGAGCCTGCTCGGCGCACAGAAGGCCTTCCTCGACCACCTGGTCGCCACGGCGCACGCACACGACGTGGACGCCGTACTGGTGGCGGGCGACGTCTACGACAGGGCCGTACCGCCCCTGGCCGCCGTGGAGTTGTTCGACGACGTGCTGCACCGGCTCGCCGACGCGGGCGTGCCCACCGTGATGATCTCCGGCAACCACGACTCGGCCCGCCGGCTCGGAGTGGCCTCCGGACTGATCGAGCGCGCCGGGATCCACCTGCGCACCGACCCCGCCGGCTGCGCCACCCCCGTGGTGCTGCGGGACGGGCACGGCGAGGTCGCGTTCTACGGTCTGCCCTACCTGGAACCGGCCCTGGTACGCGACGAGTTCGGCACGGCGGCGGGCCACGAGGCGGTCCTCGGCGCGGCGATGGAGCGGGTGCGGGCGGACCTCGCGCAACGTGCGCCGGGCACCCGCTCCGTCGTCCTCGCACACGCCTTCGTCGCGGGCGGCGAACCGAGCGACAGCGAGCGGGACATCACCGTCGGCGGTGTCGCGGCCGTCCCCGCCGGACTCTTCGACGGCGCCCACTACACGGCCCTCGGCCATCTGCACGGCTGCCAGACCGTCAGCGAGCGGGTGCGGTACTCCGGTTCCCCGCTCGCGTACTCCTTCTCCGAGACCCACCACCGCAAGACCATGTGGCTGGTCGAACTCGGCCCGGCCGGGGAGATCACCGCCGAGCGGCTGGACTGCCCGGTGCCCCGGCCGCTGGCCCGCATCGAAGGCCGGATCGAGGACCTCCTCGCGGACCCCGCGCTCGCCCGGCACGAGCAGTCCTGGATCGAGGCCACCCTCACCGACCCGGTACGGCCCGCCGACCCCATGGCCAGGCTCACCGAGCGCTTCCCGCACACCCTGAGCCTCGTCTTCGCCCCCGAGCGCACCGGCGAGGACACGGCCGCCTCCTACGCGGAGCGGCTGCGCGACCGCGACGACCACCAGATCGCGGAGGACTTCGTGACCCACGTCCGCGGGGGCGGCGGCCCCGACGAGCTCGAACGGGCCCTGCTCCGCGGCGCCTTCGACCACGTTCGGGTGGACACGGCCGTCCGCGAGGTGGCCGGGTGA
- a CDS encoding IS30 family transposase has translation MRAEGVAQSVAARRVGVNERTARDWDQGVKKTATTRTYADGRRVDYAAGTVTMGGVTAPSVGLAALDKQLHPRFLTLAEREQIRDLRAAGQSLRAIGRALGRPASTVKREIDTNSGSGGYQPYAAHRAAAARRPRPKERKLLREGRLRRFVQDHLRRRWSPQQICHALRREHPDDESMRVSVETIYQALYFQARGGLKREVQTAIRSGRTRRKPRRDPQRRTPRFTDPMIMISDRPAAVEDRAVPGHWEGDLIIGAGGRSAIATLVERSTRYTMLVHLPGGAHDAETVRDGLVTTIQTLPAHLRGSLTWDQGSEMARHKQFTMATGMPVYFCDPASPWQRGSNENTNGLLRQYFPKGTDLSVHSPEDLEHVAQELNGRPRKTLGWDTPAERLRDLLTT, from the coding sequence CTGCGGGCCGAGGGCGTCGCGCAGTCCGTGGCGGCGAGGCGCGTCGGTGTGAACGAGCGCACGGCCCGGGACTGGGACCAGGGCGTCAAGAAGACCGCAACGACAAGGACCTATGCCGACGGCCGCCGTGTCGACTACGCGGCGGGGACCGTCACGATGGGCGGCGTGACCGCACCATCGGTGGGCCTGGCGGCCCTGGACAAGCAACTCCACCCCAGGTTCCTGACGCTCGCCGAACGCGAGCAGATCCGTGATCTGCGCGCGGCGGGTCAGTCACTGCGGGCGATCGGGCGTGCTCTGGGACGGCCGGCGAGCACGGTCAAGCGGGAGATCGACACCAACTCCGGCAGCGGGGGCTACCAGCCCTACGCGGCCCACCGGGCGGCGGCAGCGCGCAGGCCCCGGCCCAAGGAGCGCAAGCTGCTGCGCGAGGGACGGCTGCGCCGCTTCGTCCAGGACCACCTGCGCAGGCGGTGGTCACCGCAGCAGATCTGCCACGCTCTACGCAGGGAACATCCCGACGACGAGAGCATGCGGGTGAGCGTGGAAACGATCTACCAGGCGCTGTACTTCCAGGCCCGCGGCGGCCTGAAACGGGAAGTGCAGACAGCCATCCGCTCCGGCCGGACCCGCCGCAAACCACGCCGGGATCCCCAGCGGCGCACGCCGCGGTTCACCGACCCGATGATCATGATCAGCGACCGCCCCGCCGCCGTCGAGGACCGGGCCGTGCCCGGGCACTGGGAAGGCGACCTGATCATCGGCGCAGGCGGGCGCTCCGCTATCGCCACCCTGGTCGAACGCAGCACCCGTTACACCATGCTGGTCCACCTGCCGGGCGGAGCCCACGACGCCGAGACCGTCCGCGACGGCCTCGTCACCACGATCCAGACCCTGCCCGCCCACCTGCGCGGCTCCCTCACCTGGGACCAGGGCAGCGAGATGGCACGCCACAAGCAGTTCACCATGGCCACCGGCATGCCCGTCTACTTCTGCGACCCGGCCTCGCCCTGGCAACGCGGCTCGAACGAGAACACGAACGGGCTGCTGCGGCAGTACTTCCCCAAGGGCACCGACCTGAGCGTCCACAGTCCCGAAGACCTCGAACACGTCGCTCAGGAACTCAACGGCCGCCCACGCAAGACGCTCGGCTGGGATACCCCAGCCGAGCGACTACGTGATCTACTCACCACCTGA
- a CDS encoding helix-turn-helix domain-containing protein, with the protein MSDLEQLTQSLARNLKRWRGERGFTLDALAARSGVSRGMIIQIEQARTNPSVGTTVKLADALGVSITTLLDYEQGPQVQLVPREQAVRMWSTPGGSSTTLLVGTEARGPLELWAWTLTPGEESASDPHPDGTVELLHVTSGELTLIVEGQPYTVPAGTSATYEANVPHVYRNAGTETVEMTMAVSIPPAR; encoded by the coding sequence GTGTCGGACCTCGAACAGCTCACGCAGTCGCTCGCCCGCAACCTGAAGCGCTGGCGCGGCGAGCGGGGCTTCACGCTCGATGCCCTCGCCGCCCGTTCGGGCGTCAGCCGCGGCATGATCATCCAGATCGAGCAGGCGCGTACCAATCCGAGCGTGGGCACGACGGTCAAACTCGCCGACGCGCTCGGGGTCAGCATCACCACGCTCCTCGACTACGAGCAGGGACCACAGGTCCAGCTCGTGCCGCGGGAGCAGGCCGTACGGATGTGGTCCACCCCCGGCGGCAGCTCGACCACTCTGCTCGTCGGCACCGAGGCCCGTGGGCCGCTGGAACTCTGGGCCTGGACGCTGACGCCGGGGGAGGAGAGTGCCTCCGATCCCCACCCCGACGGGACCGTCGAGCTGCTGCACGTCACCTCCGGGGAGCTCACCCTTATCGTCGAGGGGCAGCCGTACACCGTGCCGGCCGGAACCTCGGCCACCTACGAGGCGAACGTGCCGCACGTCTACCGGAACGCGGGCACCGAGACGGTCGAGATGACCATGGCGGTCTCCATCCCGCCTGCCCGCTGA